The genomic DNA ATAATTTACGATTTTGTGCCTAAAGATGAATAAAAATGATCGCGGGGTGGAGCAGTCCGGTAGCTCGTCGGGCTCATAACCCGGAGGCCGCAGGTTCAAATCCTGCCCCCGCAACCACCTTTCATTTACTTGACATAATTTTATGAATATGGTAGTTTTTAAAATTACCTTTATATTAAGGCAATGAAAACATATATGAAAAGAAAAGAAGATGTGGTGAGTAGGAAATGCTACCTTGTTGATGCCGAGGACAAAATATTGGGTAGACTTAGTACTGCTATAGCTAAACTGCTGATGGGTAAAGACTCTCCGGATTACACCCCTCATGTTGATTCTGGGGCTACCGTGATTGTAGTAAATGCTGAAAAAGTTAAGCTTAGCGGTAAAAAATCTATGACTAAGAGTTACCAGAGCTATAGCGGTTATCCTGGAGGGTTAAAAGAGACCAATATAAGAGATATGCTTGTCCGTAAACCTGGAT from Candidatus Kaelpia imicola includes the following:
- the rplM gene encoding 50S ribosomal protein L13 is translated as MKTYMKRKEDVVSRKCYLVDAEDKILGRLSTAIAKLLMGKDSPDYTPHVDSGATVIVVNAEKVKLSGKKSMTKSYQSYSGYPGGLKETNIRDMLVRKPGYVIRHAVKGMISKNKLSARRMARLKVYKGSEHPHRAQNPIPLED